The nucleotide sequence AACGCCGATAAAGTAGATGAAATTGTTAGCTATATGATTAAAACCTACAATATTGATGAAGATAAAATTTATGTAACAGGAATGAGCTTAGGATCGTACGGAACAATGAAATATGTTGGCGAATATCCAAATAGGGTAGCAGCAGCAATATCAATTTGCGGTGGTGGCGATGTGAACGATGCCTGTAATCTGGCTCAGGTTCCTATTAAAGTAATTCACGGAGATAAAGATTTTATTGTTCCACTTTCTGAATCAAAAAAAATTGTCAACGCCATAAAAAAATGCAACAATCAGGCACCGGTTGAATTTGAAATTATCAAAGGTGGAAACCACGGCAGTGTGGAAGATTTATACCGCCACATGGAATTGTACGACTGGTTGCTGCAACATACCAAGGAAAAAAATGCGA is from Flavobacterium dauae and encodes:
- a CDS encoding prolyl oligopeptidase family serine peptidase, with amino-acid sequence MKSIITILFIVLSSNIFAQPKTVLNQTSYNFWLNEPNELTEKMPLIVFLHGKSLSGTDINRVKRYGALKGIEKGLNIPAYLVAPQLPSGSWNADKVDEIVSYMIKTYNIDEDKIYVTGMSLGSYGTMKYVGEYPNRVAAAISICGGGDVNDACNLAQVPIKVIHGDKDFIVPLSESKKIVNAIKKCNNQAPVEFEIIKGGNHGSVEDLYRHMELYDWLLQHTKEKNAKL